A region from the Acipenser ruthenus chromosome 13, fAciRut3.2 maternal haplotype, whole genome shotgun sequence genome encodes:
- the LOC117417999 gene encoding histone H3.3A codes for MARTKQTARKSTGGKAPRKQLATKAARKSAPSTGGVKKPHRYRPGTVALREIRRYQKSTELLIRKLPFQRLVREIAQDFKTDLRFQSAAIGALQEASEAYLVGLFEDTNLCAIHAKRVTIMPKDIQLARRIRGERA; via the exons ATGGCACGTACCAAGCAGACTGCCCGTAAATCCACTGGTGGAAAAGCACCAAGGAAACAGCTGGCTACCAAAGCAGCCAGGAAGAGTGCGCCCTCTACTGGGGGTGTCAAGAAGCCCCACAGATACAG GCCAGGCACAGTCGCTCTGAGAGAAATCCGCAGATACCAGAAGTCCACGGAGCTGCTGATCCGCAAGCTTCCCTTCCAGCGTCTCGTGAGGGAGATCGCGCAGGACTTCAAGACTGACCTGAGGTTCCAGAGTGCCGCCATCGGGGCTCTTCAG gAAGCCAGTGAAGCTTATCTGGTTGGTCTGTTTGAGGACACCAACTTGTGTGCCATCCATGCCAAGAGAGTGACCATCATGCCCAAGGATATCCAGCTTGCCCGGAGAATCAGAGGGGAACGTGCTTAA
- the LOC131740179 gene encoding ubiquinol-cytochrome-c reductase complex assembly factor 4: MTLLSAMVLVSIGSGEEAPTVQQRRVKLRMTLMHSRISVLPSRKQDASRHLSCTAQLSRRSEPLNDEKDPGPVKFTSSKASHRTWSVDQSLGSRFQRPWWKVLPISLIGLVILLWCFLREESDVDRELERSLSERFESQQPAQTETSKPKENSKPS; encoded by the exons ATGACGCTCTTGTCGGCCATGGTTTTAGTTTCCATCGGGTCCGGAGAAGAGGCACCGACTGTGCAGCAAAGACGAGTTAAACTGAGGATGACATTAATGCATTCAAGAATAAGCGTGCTTCCCAGCAG GAAACAGGATGCATCTAGACACTTAAGCTGCACCGCGCAGCTAAGCAGGAGGTCCGAGCCATTGAACGATGAGAAGGACCCCGGACCCGTGAAGTTCACTTCCAGTAAAGCAAGCCACCGTACCTGGTCAGTGGACCAGTCCCTCGGCAGCCGCTTTCAAAGGCCGTGGTGGAAAGTTCTTCCGATCAGTCTCATTGGACTTGTCATCTTGCTGTGGTGCTTCCTTCGGGAAGAGTCGGACGTAGACAGAGAGCTGGAGAGAAGTCTGTCGGAACGGTTCGAATCACAGCAGCCCGCACAAACTGAAACCAGCAAGCCTAAAGAGAATTCCAAGCCAAGCTAG